The following is a genomic window from Sphingobacterium spiritivorum.
GATGCAACACTGGATCATCAATGGATACATATAGATTCCAAAAAAGCCGAAACTGACAGCCCTTTTAAAACGACTATTGCGCATGGCTATCTGACATTATCACTAATTCCCTACCTGTGGAAACAGATTGCAGATGTCCGCAACATTAAGATGGAAGTAAACTATGGCATAGAACAGCTTAAATTCGGACAGGCAGTTACTGTCGACAGTGCTGTACAGCTTAAAGCAAAATTGATATCAGCAGTTAATCTACGCGGTGTAACCAAAGTAACGATTGAAGCGACCTTAAATATCA
Proteins encoded in this region:
- a CDS encoding MaoC family dehydratase; this translates as MLIINNFEEYKSHEGKELGLSDWHIIDQEQINRFADATLDHQWIHIDSKKAETDSPFKTTIAHGYLTLSLIPYLWKQIADVRNIKMEVNYGIEQLKFGQAVTVDSAVQLKAKLISAVNLRGVTKVTIEATLNIKDQAKPAYVGNVIFLYHFI